Genomic DNA from uncultured Desulfuromusa sp.:
TCTTGGTCATATTTGTTCCGGTGCAACCAAAGCAGCTCTCGGAATCTACAAAGATGCAAAAATTCCAGTTATGTCTCCTTCGGCAACAAACCCACCATTGACTCAGAGTGGTGATTATCCAAACTTTTTCCGTACCATTGCGTCTGATGACATGCAGGCTAAATTGGCTGTAGATTTTGCCATCAACACCCTTGGAGTAAAAAAGGTTGCCGTTCTGCATGACAAAGGTGACTACGGTAAGGGGTTTGCCGATTTTGCGAAGCAGTACTTAGACGAATCGGGTAAAGTTGAAGTTGTTTTGTTTGAGGGAATTACCCCGGGAGCCATGGACTATTCCTCCATCGTGCAAAAAGTTCGTAAAAATAAAGCAGAAGCTCTGATTTTTGGCGGGTACCATCCTGAGGCTTCCAAACTGGTTTCACAGATGAGTCGTAAACGTCTTAAAACTGTCTTTATTTCTGATGATGGCGTTAAAGATGACAGCTTCCTCAAGGTTGCCGGTGATGCTGCAAACGGCGCTTATATGACCGGACCTCGCGATCTTTCCAAAATTGCTCTTAATGCTGCAGCAACGGCTGAATTTAAGGCTGAGTATGGTGCTGAGCCAGGTGCTTTCTATCAAGAAGGTTATTCTGCAGCTCTGGCGTTGTTGAATGCTATTGAAAAAGCCGGATCCACCGATTATGAAGCCGTTACCAACGCACTTCGCACTCAGTATGTTGATACCCCTGTCGGCAAAATTAAGTTTGACAGCAGGGGAGATGCTGAAGGTGTTGGCTTCTCAGTTTATACCGTTGAAAATGGTGCATTTAAAGAACTTAAATAAAGAATCGTCTAAAGAACAGCGTTTATTGTAAGCCGGTGTGCGCTGTTTTCTGAGCCATCAGGGGGCTGGTATAATTTACCAGTCCCCTGAAGCTTTGTGGAAAGAGGACGCTGCGCTTATTTCCTGTCACAAGTCGTCTCATTCTTTGATTCATTTTTGCGAGAAACTCATCTTATGGAATATTTTCTTGAACTTTTCTTTGGTGGACTAACCCGGGGAAGTATTTATGCCCTGATAGCTCTGGGCTACACCATGGTCTACGGCATCATTCAACTGATTAATTTTGCCCATGGCGAGATTTATATGATCGGAGCGTTTGTCGCTTTGATTGTCGCTGGAGTTTGTACTATTTATGGACTGAGTGGCGTTTCTATTTTGATTCTTGCGGGAATCATTGCCGTAATCTATGCCTGTGCATATGGCTATACTCTGGAAAAAGTTGCTTACCGTCCGTTGCGTGGTGCTCCACGTCTTTCTCCACTCATCAGCGCGATTGGTATGTCAATTTTTTTACAGAATTATGTTCTTCTGGCTCAGACCTCTGATTTCCTCCCTTTTCCCCGTTTGATCCCTGATTTTGCTTTCATGGAGCCGGTAGCACATATTATTGGTTCTCCGGAGTTGGTGATTTTG
This window encodes:
- a CDS encoding branched-chain amino acid ABC transporter substrate-binding protein, translated to MKKMTVLISTLAFVLSMTSIGFAADTIKLGVAGPHSGDLAPYGIPAMKAAQLVVKQVNAKGGVLGKQVELLIQDDQCKPEIATNTATKLVTDGADVVLGHICSGATKAALGIYKDAKIPVMSPSATNPPLTQSGDYPNFFRTIASDDMQAKLAVDFAINTLGVKKVAVLHDKGDYGKGFADFAKQYLDESGKVEVVLFEGITPGAMDYSSIVQKVRKNKAEALIFGGYHPEASKLVSQMSRKRLKTVFISDDGVKDDSFLKVAGDAANGAYMTGPRDLSKIALNAAATAEFKAEYGAEPGAFYQEGYSAALALLNAIEKAGSTDYEAVTNALRTQYVDTPVGKIKFDSRGDAEGVGFSVYTVENGAFKELK
- a CDS encoding branched-chain amino acid ABC transporter permease LivH (LivHMGF is the membrane component of the LIV-I/LS branched-chain amino acid transporter), which encodes MEYFLELFFGGLTRGSIYALIALGYTMVYGIIQLINFAHGEIYMIGAFVALIVAGVCTIYGLSGVSILILAGIIAVIYACAYGYTLEKVAYRPLRGAPRLSPLISAIGMSIFLQNYVLLAQTSDFLPFPRLIPDFAFMEPVAHIIGSPELVILITTVVTMILLTLLIKKTKVGKAMRATQQDMNMARLVGVNVDRIISLTFIIGSALAAIGGVLVASYIGQVNFYIGFLAGVKAFTAAVLGGIGSIPGAVLGGLVLGWAESFAAGYISSDYEDVFTFGLLVLILTLRPAGILGKARKQKV